In Quercus robur chromosome 10, dhQueRobu3.1, whole genome shotgun sequence, a genomic segment contains:
- the LOC126701691 gene encoding probable transcription factor PosF21, translating to MDKDKTLGHGGGFLPPSGRYSGYSPSGSSFNVKPEPSSTSPSFPPLGPGTSSDAGHFGHGMNTDSSHFSHDISRMPDTPRRNLGHRRAHSEILTLPDDISFDSDLGVVGAGDGPSFSDETEEDLLSMYLDMDKFNSSSATSAFQMGEPSSAAAATTLAQASMQTPASGAMTTSAEHVSIGSSERPRVRHQHSQSMDGSTTIKPEMLVSGSEDLSAADSKKAMSAAKLAELALIDPKRAKRIWANRQSAARSKERKMRYIAELERKVQTLQTEATSLSAQLTLLQRDTNGLTAENSELKLRLQTMEQQVHLQDALNDALKEEIQHLKVLTGQAMPNGGPMMNFASFGGGQQFYPNNQAMHTVLTTQQFQQLQIHSQKQQQQQQQQQHQFQQHQLHQLQQQQMQQQQQELQQQQQQQQTGDLKLRGSMSSSSQKENASDVNPPVSKEC from the exons ATGGATAAGGACAAAACCCTGGGCCATGGTGGGGGTTTTCTACCCCCGTCTGGCCGGTACTCAGGTTATTCACCAAGTGGAAGTAGTTTCAATGTGAAACCTGAGCCATCTTCAACATCACCGTCATTCCCACCATTGGGCCCAGGTACTAGTTCAGATGCTGGCCATTTTGGACATGGCATGAACACAGATTCTAGTCACTTTAGCCATGATATTAGCCGAATGCCTGATACCCCGCGTAGGAATTTGGGTCATAGACGTGCCCATTCGGAGATTCTTACTCTTCCTGATGATATTAGCTTCGATAGTGATCTTGGTGTTGTGGGTGCCGGGGATGGGCCTTCTTTTTCCGATGAGACTGAGGAGGACTTGTTGTCTATGTATCTTGATATGGATAAGTTCAATTCATCATCTGCTACATCAGCATTTCAAATGGGAGAGCCATCTTCTGCTGCAGCAGCAACAACTCTGGCACAGGCATCTATGCAAACACCAGCGTCTGGAGCGATGACGACTTCTGCTGAGCATGTTTCCATTGGTTCTAGTGAGAGGCCCAGAGTTAGGCATCAACATAGCCAGTCCATGGATGGGTCAACTACAATCAAACCTGAGATGCTTGTTTCAGGTTCAGAAGATTTATCTGCAGCTGATTCCAAGAAAGCCATGTCAGCTGCTAAACTTGCGGAACTTGCTTTAATTGATCCCAAGCGTGCAAAGAG GATCTGGGCAAACAGGCAGTCGGCTGCTAGATCAAAGGAAAGGAAGATGCGATACATTGCAGAGCTTGAGAGAAAAGTGCAGACACTGCAAACAGAAGCAACTTCATTGTCTGCTCAATTGACCCTCCTGCAG AGAGATACGAATGGTCTGACTGCTGAGAACAGTGAACTGAAACTGCGATTGCAAACAATGGAACAACAGGTTCACTTGCAAGATG CACTAAATGATGCACTCAAAGAGGAAATTCAGCATTTGAAGGTATTGACTGGCCAAGCTATGCCAAATGGTGGACCTATGATGAATTTTGCTTCTTTTGGAGGTGGCCAGCAATTCTATCCTAACAATCAAGCAATGCACACTGTTTTAACCACACAGCAGTTTCAACAGCTTCAAATTCATTCTCagaagcagcagcagcagcagcagcagcagcagcatcaGTTTCAGCAACATCAACTGCATCAGCTTCAGCAGCAGCAAatgcagcagcagcagcaggaACTACAAcagcagcaacagcaacaacaaacTGGAGACTTGAAACTCAGAGGATCCATGTCTTCTTCCAGCCAAAAGGAAAATGCTTCAGATGTCAACCCCCCTGTTTCAAAAGAGTGTTAG